One Gammaproteobacteria bacterium genomic region harbors:
- a CDS encoding glutamate synthase subunit beta: protein MTEKHPDGYRRQAREPIPSRDPAERRHDHAEIYSPEWSEEQLQAQGERCMDCGIPACMAGCPLGNRIPEWNDLVSNADWRTALERLHATNNFPEFTGYTCPAPCEPACTLAITKEAVTIKSIERAIVDKGWEEGWIKPRAPGHRSGKRVAIVGSGPAGLAAAQQLNRVGHEVIVYERDELAGGLMMFGIPDFKFAKHRVEKRIKQLEAEGIEFRTGVTIGEDIGLHELEAEHDAVLLAIGAQQHRDVLIDGRNLDGVVFGMDYLTQENRRQNGLAIEGREISAAGKSVVVLGGGDTGADCVATAHRQGAKEVRQFSINPELPVERPADNPWPEYPRTREPSYALAEGGEAKFSLDTIAFEDSDGDGCVNNVLAEKVEWIRENGRRVDKTVIEPDLRIPADLVLIAIGFSGAQTGPFENTDLEIDPSGRIAVNDRMQTNHEKVFCAGDAGRGASLVVWAIAAGREVAREIDSYLMGNSTLPASLRTANAPLGARDVDL, encoded by the coding sequence ATGACCGAGAAGCATCCCGACGGCTATCGACGCCAGGCTCGCGAACCGATCCCCTCGCGCGATCCCGCCGAGCGTCGCCATGACCATGCCGAGATCTATTCGCCGGAGTGGAGCGAGGAGCAGCTGCAAGCACAGGGTGAACGCTGCATGGATTGTGGCATCCCTGCATGCATGGCCGGCTGTCCGCTGGGCAACCGGATCCCGGAGTGGAACGACCTGGTCTCGAACGCCGACTGGCGGACCGCGCTGGAGCGGCTGCATGCGACCAACAACTTTCCGGAATTTACCGGTTACACCTGCCCTGCCCCTTGCGAACCGGCATGCACCCTGGCGATCACCAAGGAAGCCGTCACCATCAAGAGCATTGAACGCGCCATTGTCGACAAGGGCTGGGAAGAAGGCTGGATCAAGCCGCGAGCTCCCGGGCATCGCAGCGGTAAGCGCGTTGCAATTGTTGGCAGCGGTCCTGCCGGGCTCGCAGCAGCGCAACAGCTGAATCGTGTCGGCCATGAGGTCATTGTCTACGAGCGCGACGAACTTGCCGGCGGCCTGATGATGTTCGGTATTCCCGATTTCAAGTTTGCCAAGCACCGCGTCGAGAAACGCATCAAGCAGCTCGAGGCCGAGGGCATCGAGTTCCGCACCGGTGTGACCATTGGCGAGGATATCGGCCTGCATGAACTCGAGGCGGAGCATGATGCCGTGTTGCTGGCGATCGGCGCGCAACAGCACCGTGACGTGCTGATCGACGGCCGCAATCTCGATGGCGTGGTATTCGGGATGGATTACCTGACGCAGGAAAACCGCCGCCAGAACGGACTGGCTATCGAAGGACGGGAGATCTCGGCAGCCGGCAAATCGGTGGTCGTGCTAGGTGGTGGCGATACCGGCGCCGACTGTGTCGCGACTGCACATCGCCAGGGGGCGAAGGAAGTGCGCCAGTTTTCGATCAATCCCGAACTGCCGGTCGAGCGCCCGGCCGACAACCCGTGGCCGGAATATCCACGCACTCGCGAGCCGTCCTATGCGCTGGCAGAAGGCGGCGAGGCAAAATTCAGCCTTGATACCATCGCCTTCGAGGACAGCGACGGCGATGGTTGCGTGAATAACGTGCTGGCCGAGAAAGTGGAATGGATTCGCGAGAACGGGCGGCGTGTCGACAAGACGGTCATCGAGCCGGACCTTCGCATACCTGCCGATCTTGTCCTGATTGCCATCGGATTTTCCGGCGCACAGACCGGACCGTTCGAGAACACCGACCTGGAGATCGATCCCAGTGGTCGCATTGCAGTGAACGACCGCATGCAGACCAATCATGAAAAGGTGTTCTGTGCCGGGGATGCCGGTCGAGGTGCCTCGCTCGTCGTCTGGGCGATCGCTGCCGGGCGCGAGGTTGCCCGTGAAATCGACAGCTACCTGATGGGCAACTCGACCCTGCCGGCATCGTTGCGGACAGCCAATGCGCCGCTCGGTGCGCGCGACGTGGACCTCTGA